TGAAAGATTACAGTCTTCCTCCGGATGTGAAGCGCATAGGCTCGTCCACAACAATTAAGGTCGCACatctaacaaaaaaaaatgaacgaccTCCGAGAATCTAAAATGAATCTCTATTCAATCATTAGGTGTTTGAAGGTGGATACGTTGGTGCAAAAATCGAAGACTTCGAAGAAATGGAGAGCATGAAAGAAGTTCCTGATCATGAGCGTCACTTATTGTATGGAGACCGGTTGAAAGAGCCAATTCTTGGGCAGAGTTACAAGCCTGGCCCTCGATTTAAGATCGACGAGAAGCCAAAACTTGATAACACACTTCCCTACGTAAtaagaaaaatacaaaatcgaTTTCAGAGTTAGTGCCTCCACTCTTTCaggtagataatttttttcttttttcagatTCCAGTTTACACTCATCTGAGAATCCCTGATTTACTATCGCTCCCCAAGAAACTCTCCCTGAAAGAAAATCCACAAGCCCAGGAAGGagtccataaaaaataaactccaaaaatcaatggaatacataaaaaaaatcctttattATACGGCAACatctaaattaaatatatgaTAATACAGGAGAATGAAACCTTACAACTATCATAAAATAACTGCTCCTCACCAGCTCTGGGTCCTGTATCAGTCCCAAAAACACAATTACAATTTTCGACTACGAGTTAAGGAATCCATCGACTAAAAACAATTACAGTCAAATTGATCTCTTCCCTAATAAAAGCATCTGCTGTGAAAGATCGAGACGTGATATGCTGCTGAATTTTACAAATTCCAACTCCAGTTgcatttcaaatttttgtgACTGTTTTTCTTGAGGTGATCTTCCTAAAAAGAAAGCTCCCACATAAAGCTTACAATTTCCGCGCTTCAATTCACCATTTTTGAAGGTTTCAGTGcaataaattggaatttttaaataactcTTTGACATACCACTAGAAATTCTGTTCAACCTCACCATCGCAATCCCCCCATACGTGTAACCATCTtcaacaaatttcattttcccctcCCCATCATCTAACTGCCCCTCGCCCTCGTCAATCCTCAATCGCCTCCATCATGGAGAATCTCGGTGCCGCCTTCCAATTAGCACTAGAAGTTCTCTTGAGTCTCTCGTTCCTGATCCCCACAAAGAGTTCACTCAAATCAGGCGTACACTTTTTCGCCCCGAAGAACTTAAGGACAACATCCACAGGCATAAACTGCTGCATCTCGAGCTGTGCCCTCCTGACATCGGCCCTGGCCCAGTGAGGGATAGGATGTTTGGGCCTGCTCTCATCATCGCTCTCGTCATCATCAGGATCGCTGTCCAAAACGTAAGCCTGTGGCTCCtgcatcttctgctcgacccTCTGCTTAGCCTTGGCCATCATGTGTGCCTTCAGCTTGAGTGCCTCCAGCGCAGCCATCTGCTGATTCCTGGCCTCCATGAGCCGCTTCCTCTCTGCCTCTTGCTCCTTCCTCTTCTGCTCAGCGAGCGCCCTCTCGGCCTCCTCTTGCTCCTGAATCTTCTGAATCCTCATCATCTCCTCCTGTCTCCGCCTCTCCTCCTTCTCCTGCGCCCTCTGCAGCTGTGCCAACTTCTTCCTCTCTGCCTCCTCCTTAAGCTTCTCCTGCGCCATCAGTGCCTGCCTCGCCTTGtcctctctctccttctccagCTGTAGACGCCTCTGCTGCTCCAGCTTCTCCCTGGCCTCTCTCGCCAGTCTGTTCTTCAGCTCCTTCTCCTCTCGCTTTCTCTTCTTCTCTTCGGTCAACGCCTTCAGGTTCTCCTCCTTCTTCTTCCTCGCGTCTTCCTCGGCCAACTTCTTCTTCTCAGCTAGACTGTCCATCGACTCTGATTTCGTCAATGGTTTATTTCCAACCAGAGACTCTGTCGAGCCTACCCCATAAGCTTTAGAAGCTGTCACAGATTTTGGTGGAGGAATGTGAGAGGCCGGTGTCTGATGAATTTTGTTCACCGACATGGGCATCTGCAAACGAGACTTGGAGACAGGAGTTGTCCTCTGACTCTGCTTACTCGTCAACTTGTCGTTGGGCAGTGGGAAGTACTTTGGCTTCGTTGCAGAAGCCATAATATTCTCCTTGGACTCCTCGTTCTCACGTTTCTGACGTGTCAGAGAGATCTTCTTGGCTTTGGCCAGTGACTTCCGAGCAAGCTTCTGCGCCAGTGTCTGGATGTGGGGGAGTTCCTCCACAGCAGCGGCGGCCATCGCTCTTGTCTTGGTCCTCGTGAGTCTCGCTGGTGGGTCTACCTCCGACTGCGGAGAGTTCTGGACAGCTTGCTCAAACGCCTCAACTTTTCTCTTCACGGACTGCTTGGCGTAGGGACTAAAGAGCGCGTTGGACTTGTACTTCAGCTCCCGGAGGGGCTTGGATTTGGAGTCTGTCCGAGGGAGCTTTTGAGGGGTTGATGGGGCGTCTTCTTCTGAGGAAGATGAGACGCTGCGGGGCTTTTTGAATTTCTCGGGGAGGCGTTTTGACTTCTTTGGGAGGCCCTTGCGCTCCGGGGAGGACTCATCGTCTGTCAGGATCGCGTCGAACTCCTGGTTTGCCAGGGATTCCTTTAACGCGGCTAACTTGTTTTGGAGAGTTTTCTTTGACTGGGATACTGGGACTACTGGGGATATTATCGGGACATTTAAACTGGTCTTTTGAGATGACGTTTGAGAGCTTATCGAGGCTTTCTTTATCGTTATTGTCTCGTTTATCTTTTCTAGAACTACTGTTGCGTTCATCATCTTGCGGTCGATTGTCATGGTTGTGTTGGGGTTCATCGTCGAGTTCATGGGAATTGATTTGCCTACTGCGTCCTCGTAGAGGGAGGGCTCGGTTATTGTCTCGTTTTCGGGAAGCTCCAGGGTTTCGTCGATTATCGTTTCGCTCTTCTTTGAAATCTGAGGAAGTGGATCGCCAGTGCGGGTCACGCGGAtttggggggtggggggagtATTTTTATCGGAAGAGGAGTCCTTTTCTGAAAGGGGCTCATCTTTGATCTTCCGGGAACGATGCTTTGATTCCTGTTTACTGGTCTTGGCCACCTTCGGGGGCGGACGATCATCCTCCTCCGAACCGGAGAATGAGGCCTTCGGGCGCTTCGACCGACTGCTGCGGAGGGTCTGGTTCTGGGGATTTTCCAGATATTTTTAGGGGTTGAACGTATAGTGATGGCAAAATACTGAATAGGATATTTTATTGctttttgaaaggaaaaaaactgaaaaggATTCACCTTGAATTTCAACATAATTTGGGAGAAATCGTCCAATGAgacgaaatttaaaaaatcataaaatatccTCATACTTCAACCCAAATGTAACAATAGCTCAGGGGTAAAATGGGATCATCATCTCACCATTTCAttagtgaataataaaaataaaataaaatcaaattaaaaacctTGATAGCTTCGACGATAACGTCCTGTTCATGAGAAGGTCTCCTCATCTTGATGTTGAGTGTCAAGGACTGTTGTTTCTTGATGCTCTCAGAGGCCTTCTGTGATGCAGCTCGTCTCGACCTGGCGGGTTTCAACTCCTCGTCATCACTCTCCGTTTTCGGAGTGTGTTCCGAGGCATTCATAACATCATCCTCAGGGATAGTTTGGATTCTCTGGAGTGGTGGCCTCTTGGAGGCCTTGGGGGTCTTTGGCATGAGTGGGCCAGAGGCTTCTGAAGGTATCTGGGCGACTATGCTCCTCAAGAACTCCAGCTCACTGGCTTCTCTCTCACCCAGGCATTTGAGTATCTCCACATGCTTCTTTTGGAGTGTCTCGGAGTCGTTTCTGATTATGTTTATGGCGGCTTCCGCCATGTCCCGATCCATGATTAAAAATATGTTCTGGATAAGGGGGAAAACAATGTCCAGTAATTGACTCTGATagcacattaaaaaaaaaattaacctcCATGAAACGttacaaattaattgaaaaaccgTTTCATATTGTCTGTTATGTTGAATATTTGCGCAATTATTAAGTTAACTAATTTTCGCTTAAATAATTTCCCTGgttagaaaaaattttgtcaggCAGTTATAATGAATAATCATGCAATTACCTGGAAAGTAACCCCGTGTTTCATGAAATATCAGTAATTGGCATTAAATACCAATTTCGGGGGGTTTTTTTACAAAGCACTAACTTGTCCAGACGTGAATTATCGTCCACCCTTTAACCTAAGTGATGTAAACAACGCCGGTTCAATTCTCCAATGAAACTCAGCAGAAAACTGATAAACAAATGTTGATTTAACGTCACTATACGGAGGCCCGTTAccgaatcataaaaaaatacgaataaCAACGGACGAG
This DNA window, taken from Diachasmimorpha longicaudata isolate KC_UGA_2023 chromosome 8, iyDiaLong2, whole genome shotgun sequence, encodes the following:
- the Incenp gene encoding inner centromere protein A, with protein sequence MKHGVTFQNIFLIMDRDMAEAAINIIRNDSETLQKKHVEILKCLGEREASELEFLRSIVAQIPSEASGPLMPKTPKASKRPPLQRIQTIPEDDVMNASEHTPKTESDDEELKPARSRRAASQKASESIKKQQSLTLNIKMRRPSHEQDVIVEAIKNQTLRSSRSKRPKASFSGSEEDDRPPPKVAKTSKQESKHRSRKIKDEPLSEKDSSSDKNTPPTPQIRVTRTGDPLPQISKKSETIIDETLELPENETITEPSLYEDAVGKSIPMNSTMNPNTTMTIDRKMMNATVVLEKINETITIKKASISSQTSSQKTSLNVPIISPVVPVSQSKKTLQNKLAALKESLANQEFDAILTDDESSPERKGLPKKSKRLPEKFKKPRSVSSSSEEDAPSTPQKLPRTDSKSKPLRELKYKSNALFSPYAKQSVKRKVEAFEQAVQNSPQSEVDPPARLTRTKTRAMAAAAVEELPHIQTLAQKLARKSLAKAKKISLTRQKRENEESKENIMASATKPKYFPLPNDKLTSKQSQRTTPVSKSRLQMPMSVNKIHQTPASHIPPPKSVTASKAYGVGSTESLVGNKPLTKSESMDSLAEKKKLAEEDARKKKEENLKALTEEKKRKREEKELKNRLAREAREKLEQQRRLQLEKEREDKARQALMAQEKLKEEAERKKLAQLQRAQEKEERRRQEEMMRIQKIQEQEEAERALAEQKRKEQEAERKRLMEARNQQMAALEALKLKAHMMAKAKQRVEQKMQEPQAYVLDSDPDDDESDDESRPKHPIPHWARADVRRAQLEMQQFMPVDVVLKFFGAKKCTPDLSELFVGIRNERLKRTSSANWKAAPRFSMMEAIED